One Malania oleifera isolate guangnan ecotype guangnan chromosome 9, ASM2987363v1, whole genome shotgun sequence DNA segment encodes these proteins:
- the LOC131164273 gene encoding dehydration-responsive element-binding protein 1D-like gives MVYSVFASKPRPPFLIKLTLHPQSVTLNTSIPYTNSTLKIKQNNSAPQFQNPYSMKSHTFVSDTGSESPPETSTLSDCTSRSDEEVLLLASSRPKKRAGRRVFKETRHPVYRGVRSRNPNRWVCELREPNKKSRIWLGTYRTPEMAARAHDVAALALKGRTACLNFADSAWLPPPASTDAEDIRRAAAAAAEAFLPTQGDERQEGGVAAAEGVCRGESGEGREENVGVYVDEEEVFEMPRLLVHMAEGLLLSPPPLPCVGSSDDAWGDVASEAGMSLWNF, from the coding sequence ATGGTGTACTCCGTGTTCGCGTCCAAGCCTCGTCCGCCTTTCCTTATAAAACTCACCCTCCATCCTCAGTCAGTCACTCTTAACACTTCAATCCCCTACACAAATTCAACactgaaaataaaacaaaacaatagTGCTCCTCAATTCCAGAATCCATATTCAATGAAGTCACACACATTCGTATCGGATACGGGATCCGAAAGCCCGCCGGAGACGTCGACACTGTCCGACTGTACCAGCCGTTCCGACGAGGAGGTCCTACTGCTAGCGTCGAGCCGTCCGAAGAAGCGCGCCGGAAGGAGAGTATTCAAGGAAACGAGGCATCCAGTGTACAGGGGAGTCCGAAGCCGGAATCCCAACAGGTGGGTCTGCGAGCTGCGCGAGCCAAACAAGAAGTCGAGGATTTGGCTGGGGACGTACCGCACCCCCGAGATGGCGGCGCGGGCCCACGACGTCGCCGCATTGGCGCTGAAGGGCCGTACGGCGTGCCTCAATTTCGCCGACTCTGCTTGGCTGCCTCCGCCGGCTTCGACAGACGCTGAGGACATCAGGAGAGCGGCTGCTGCGGCGGCTGAGGCGTTTCTGCCGACCCAAGGGGACGAAAGGCAAGAGGGTGGCGTGGCGGCTGCCGAGGGAGTTTGTCGCGGCGAAAGCGGGGAAGGGAGGGAGGAAAATGTTGGTGTCTACGTGGATGAAGAAGAAGTGTTTGAGATGCCACGGTTGCTTGTCCACATGGCAGAAGGGCTTCTTCTCTCTCCACCACCTCTTCCTTGTGTTGGCAGCAGCGACGACGCTTGGGGCGACGTGGCAAGTGAGGCTGGTATGTCACTGTGGAATTTCTAG